The proteins below come from a single Kitasatospora sp. NBC_00315 genomic window:
- a CDS encoding DNA-binding protein codes for MSPLAGETTFSLLDRVAARYGLDEGALLTTWQWKGQRPRHESGAQRADAEVLLDAAGRRALAGLCGVSEEVLGRALPSWGLGDEKLAEQEGGGGPRAVWRVAGAAVGPAAFGCRSCAARRTGAPVRVVRYAPRWERVCARHGRWLLDADADHGLEFLDVRGLPEIAEAQRQWVGVVRRAQRGGVEAAAVFAVARAVVCQWWDLALGWEQERIWPARLHLLAGGDAGPEFWWWRAVAREAATFPEVVAVAGALVDPVAAELVWTDSGGERIRPFPPDGALCRELGRRLGRPWLGEVGAVPDSSALTAWWGALVRRRRGAGQSGERFLDPWWVKREDQPVSVAAQLRKLTQRAEGTISWRAAVPRPERTWIKDGLRDATGLLAQLDLDDTAPLAATTQQLLDTLDRAIGTLTKAGIGIASAAQSAGIPLAQLSTWTHIPAEDLRQDIDDHRDDLEEQYG; via the coding sequence GTGTCTCCTCTCGCTGGGGAGACGACCTTCTCGCTTCTTGACCGGGTCGCTGCCCGCTACGGCCTCGACGAAGGGGCCCTGCTGACGACCTGGCAGTGGAAGGGCCAGCGCCCTCGGCATGAGAGCGGTGCGCAGCGGGCGGATGCCGAGGTGCTGCTGGACGCGGCCGGGCGGCGAGCGCTGGCCGGGTTGTGCGGGGTGTCGGAGGAGGTGTTGGGGCGGGCGCTGCCGTCATGGGGGCTGGGCGACGAGAAGCTGGCCGAGCAGGAGGGCGGGGGCGGCCCGCGGGCGGTGTGGCGGGTGGCCGGCGCGGCGGTGGGGCCGGCGGCGTTCGGATGCCGGTCGTGCGCGGCGCGGCGGACCGGGGCGCCAGTGCGGGTGGTGCGGTACGCGCCCCGCTGGGAGCGGGTGTGCGCGCGGCACGGCCGGTGGCTGCTGGACGCGGACGCCGACCACGGCCTGGAGTTTCTGGATGTGCGCGGCCTGCCGGAGATCGCCGAGGCGCAGCGGCAATGGGTGGGAGTGGTCCGCCGGGCGCAGCGTGGCGGGGTGGAGGCGGCGGCGGTGTTCGCGGTGGCGCGGGCGGTGGTGTGCCAGTGGTGGGATCTCGCGTTGGGGTGGGAGCAGGAGCGGATCTGGCCGGCCCGGCTGCACCTCCTGGCCGGCGGGGATGCGGGGCCCGAGTTCTGGTGGTGGCGGGCGGTGGCCCGGGAGGCGGCGACGTTCCCCGAGGTCGTCGCGGTCGCCGGGGCGCTGGTGGACCCGGTGGCGGCGGAGCTGGTGTGGACCGACAGCGGCGGCGAGCGGATCCGTCCCTTCCCGCCCGACGGGGCGCTGTGCCGGGAGCTCGGCCGCAGGCTCGGGCGCCCGTGGCTGGGCGAGGTCGGCGCGGTCCCCGACAGCAGCGCGCTCACCGCCTGGTGGGGAGCACTCGTGCGCCGGCGCCGTGGCGCCGGCCAGAGCGGTGAGCGGTTCCTGGACCCGTGGTGGGTCAAACGCGAGGACCAACCGGTCTCCGTGGCGGCGCAGCTGCGGAAGCTAACCCAGCGGGCCGAGGGCACCATCAGCTGGCGTGCCGCCGTCCCCCGCCCTGAACGCACCTGGATCAAGGACGGGCTCCGCGACGCCACCGGCCTCCTGGCGCAGCTGGACCTCGACGACACCGCACCACTCGCCGCAACCACCCAACAGCTGCTGGACACTCTCGACAGGGCCATCGGCACCCTGACCAAGGCCGGCATCGGCATCGCCAGCGCGGCGCAGAGCGCGGGCATCCCCCTCGCCCAGCTCAGCACCTGGACGCACATCCCCGCAGAGGACCTCCGACAGGACATCGACGACCACCGCGACGACCTCGAGGAGCAGTACGGGTGA
- a CDS encoding TnsA-like heteromeric transposase endonuclease subunit — translation MADMSVAVPDVPEEGFEAVFAVAGGLEQERWERAAARVLFEELGPVSAFPVIPGKRWGPGWWWSATTGRHVAQGSAAMVVQLMLLDRDPHVVAMAGRPVRVLWRDAQERGVVRSWVPQLFARYADGTGLLADCPGTPGAGGVAAQRAAAAVSEACARVGWVYRRLRAPDPVVVGNVRWLAGYRHPRFRGALEVEAAVMEAFADPRPLVEGVRAVGNPLVVLPVVYHALWARRLRAPLDRPLHGGVLVSPGLAWAGPVAGEGAGAGR, via the coding sequence ATGGCGGACATGAGCGTGGCTGTACCGGATGTGCCCGAGGAGGGCTTCGAGGCGGTTTTCGCCGTTGCTGGGGGTCTTGAGCAGGAGCGGTGGGAGCGGGCTGCGGCGCGGGTGCTGTTCGAGGAGTTGGGGCCGGTGTCGGCGTTCCCGGTCATTCCGGGCAAGCGGTGGGGGCCGGGGTGGTGGTGGTCGGCCACCACCGGAAGACATGTGGCACAAGGGTCCGCGGCCATGGTCGTGCAGTTGATGCTGCTGGACCGCGACCCGCACGTGGTCGCCATGGCCGGGCGCCCTGTGCGGGTGCTGTGGCGCGATGCGCAGGAGCGGGGTGTGGTGCGGTCGTGGGTACCGCAGTTGTTCGCACGGTACGCGGACGGGACGGGGTTGCTGGCCGACTGCCCGGGCACTCCTGGTGCGGGCGGGGTTGCGGCGCAGCGGGCGGCCGCGGCGGTGAGTGAGGCGTGTGCGCGGGTCGGATGGGTGTACCGGCGGCTGCGGGCGCCGGATCCGGTGGTGGTGGGCAACGTGCGGTGGCTGGCCGGATACCGGCATCCGCGTTTTCGCGGCGCGCTGGAGGTGGAGGCGGCGGTGATGGAGGCGTTCGCTGATCCGCGGCCGTTGGTGGAGGGGGTGCGGGCGGTGGGCAATCCGTTGGTGGTGCTGCCGGTGGTCTATCACGCGCTGTGGGCCCGCCGGTTGCGGGCGCCGCTGGATCGTCCCCTGCACGGCGGAGTGCTCGTCAGCCCGGGGCTGGCCTGGGCTGGGCCCGTCGCGGGTGAGGGCGCGGGGGCGGGGCGGTGA
- a CDS encoding transposase has product MSRAAGNRPVLAVGVHVVFEGRTWQVVGLQGQQVRLLDEQGTAVTLLAAYLFAAGDFALAGAAAAAPVPQWGMFATVPLREQERALAWQRHIREVETGLPDAAADGGRAPRAEYDPATRTLAQRELAKAQELTALGFGSVARTTVQRMRLEYRKQGLWGLVDHRTTRTHSPTGRTDERVVVAVLEAMRRQRGRSKGTVKGLRQLTAQVLEERHGPGVVKVPAQATFYRLAAVLADPAERPGSPARTASKPARPYRPTRVLRPGEQVMLDTTRLDIFAVFDNGTTGRPELTIALDVASRSILATVLRPAATKAVDAALLLAEMATPHPVRPTWPQVLEMSRAPVPYDLLVDADDRLRGMAARPVAVPETVVVDRGRVFVSEAFLAAAETLGISVQPAPPRQPAAKGPVERTFGSINSLFCQHVAGHTGSNPVRRGPRAETEALWTVAQLQDLLDQWITTEWQNRPHEGLRHPSMPAVALSPNEMWGALLGICGHLPLPLSRADYVELLPVCWKPITERGIRIDHRTYDHHALNPHRGQPSGIAAQRGRWEVHHNPHDQRQVWVRLPDGQFTAVPWIHAEYIDQPLADDLWQHLKTVVERRGSREQHEADLAQALDDLLFKVRTGQASARERHLTARQAPTSLPHDLTPGPGQGMAQGQVHPRPTADGGGAAGPGGQHDEPGQIRRPAAGDELAGPPHPGTGAQHGDADLVQRSAPDAGSAGSAHAEPGRPGNVGQAPKLPTEAQAGPAQPHTVPSQSSREAGSEATGAGWPGEDSLDDMSADEDDGEDLDGQGAWPEEEAGAAFALYDARKEAELW; this is encoded by the coding sequence GTGAGCCGCGCTGCGGGAAACCGGCCGGTGCTGGCGGTGGGCGTTCACGTGGTCTTCGAGGGCCGGACCTGGCAGGTCGTCGGATTGCAGGGGCAACAGGTGCGGTTGCTCGATGAGCAGGGGACGGCGGTGACGCTGCTGGCGGCCTACCTGTTCGCGGCCGGCGACTTCGCGCTGGCCGGCGCTGCCGCGGCGGCGCCGGTGCCGCAGTGGGGGATGTTCGCAACGGTGCCGCTGCGTGAGCAAGAGCGGGCCCTGGCCTGGCAGCGGCACATCCGCGAAGTGGAGACGGGGCTGCCGGACGCGGCGGCAGACGGCGGGCGGGCGCCGCGGGCGGAGTACGATCCGGCCACCCGCACCCTGGCCCAGCGCGAGCTGGCCAAGGCGCAGGAGCTGACCGCGCTGGGCTTCGGCAGTGTCGCGCGCACGACCGTGCAGCGTATGCGCCTGGAGTACCGCAAGCAGGGTCTGTGGGGTCTGGTCGACCACCGCACCACCCGCACCCACAGTCCCACCGGGCGCACGGACGAGCGGGTGGTGGTGGCGGTCCTGGAGGCGATGCGGCGCCAGCGCGGCAGGTCCAAGGGCACCGTCAAGGGCCTGCGGCAACTGACCGCGCAGGTGCTGGAGGAGCGTCACGGCCCTGGCGTCGTCAAGGTTCCCGCTCAGGCGACGTTCTACCGCCTGGCGGCCGTCCTGGCCGACCCCGCCGAGCGGCCCGGGAGCCCGGCCCGCACCGCCAGTAAGCCGGCCCGCCCCTACCGTCCGACCCGGGTGCTGCGGCCCGGCGAGCAGGTCATGCTCGACACCACCCGCCTCGACATCTTCGCGGTGTTCGACAACGGCACCACCGGCCGCCCGGAACTGACGATCGCCCTGGATGTCGCGTCCCGCTCGATCCTGGCAACCGTTCTGCGCCCGGCCGCCACCAAGGCGGTGGACGCAGCCCTGCTGCTGGCCGAGATGGCCACCCCGCACCCCGTACGGCCCACCTGGCCGCAGGTCCTGGAGATGTCGCGGGCACCGGTCCCGTACGACCTGCTGGTGGACGCCGACGACCGTCTGCGGGGTATGGCCGCCCGGCCGGTGGCCGTACCCGAGACGGTGGTCGTCGACCGCGGACGGGTATTCGTCTCCGAGGCGTTCCTGGCCGCCGCCGAAACCCTGGGCATCAGCGTGCAGCCCGCTCCCCCGCGCCAGCCGGCCGCCAAGGGGCCAGTGGAGCGCACGTTCGGCTCCATCAACAGCCTGTTCTGCCAGCACGTCGCCGGCCACACCGGCTCCAACCCCGTCCGGCGCGGACCCCGCGCAGAGACCGAAGCCCTGTGGACCGTGGCGCAGCTGCAGGACCTCCTGGACCAGTGGATCACCACCGAGTGGCAGAACCGGCCCCACGAGGGACTGCGCCACCCGTCGATGCCCGCCGTCGCGCTGTCCCCCAACGAGATGTGGGGCGCGCTGCTCGGCATCTGCGGCCACCTCCCCCTCCCGCTGAGCAGGGCCGACTACGTCGAGCTGCTGCCGGTGTGCTGGAAGCCGATCACCGAGCGCGGGATCCGCATCGACCACCGCACCTACGACCACCACGCCCTCAACCCGCACCGCGGCCAGCCCTCCGGCATCGCCGCGCAGCGGGGCCGCTGGGAGGTCCACCACAACCCGCACGACCAGCGCCAGGTCTGGGTCCGCCTGCCCGACGGGCAGTTCACCGCCGTGCCATGGATCCACGCCGAGTACATCGACCAGCCGTTGGCCGACGACCTGTGGCAGCATCTGAAGACAGTCGTGGAGCGCCGAGGCAGCCGCGAGCAGCACGAAGCCGACCTCGCCCAGGCCCTCGACGACCTCCTGTTCAAGGTCCGTACCGGCCAGGCCAGCGCCCGCGAACGGCACCTCACCGCCCGCCAAGCCCCCACCTCGCTCCCCCACGACCTGACCCCCGGCCCGGGCCAAGGCATGGCCCAGGGCCAGGTTCACCCCCGGCCGACCGCCGACGGCGGCGGGGCCGCTGGTCCCGGCGGACAGCACGACGAACCGGGCCAGATCCGGCGGCCCGCCGCCGGTGACGAGCTCGCCGGGCCGCCACACCCGGGCACCGGCGCGCAGCACGGCGACGCCGACCTGGTCCAGCGGTCCGCTCCCGACGCTGGGTCTGCAGGGTCGGCACATGCGGAACCCGGTCGGCCCGGCAACGTCGGCCAGGCCCCGAAGCTGCCCACCGAGGCGCAGGCCGGCCCCGCGCAGCCGCACACCGTGCCCTCGCAGAGCTCACGCGAAGCCGGCAGCGAGGCCACAGGGGCTGGTTGGCCGGGCGAGGACAGCCTGGACGATATGAGCGCCGACGAGGACGACGGCGAGGACCTGGACGGCCAGGGCGCCTGGCCCGAAGAGGAAGCAGGGGCCGCCTTCGCCCTGTACGACGCCCGTAAGGAGGCCGAATTGTGGTGA